Proteins encoded in a region of the Oxyura jamaicensis isolate SHBP4307 breed ruddy duck chromosome 17, BPBGC_Ojam_1.0, whole genome shotgun sequence genome:
- the MEGF9 gene encoding multiple epidermal growth factor-like domains protein 9 — MPLQPRDRRGDVQVDEEAEGGRPAGEPCNCSAVGSVDAASCHGTPGHCVCLEGYTGPRCESCAQGFHPDPSRQRCLPCDCSPTGAVGSSCDDDGKCQCKVGVTDLKCDRCSDGYYRLNETTCEPCQCNNHSTACDRLTGTCLHCQGNTEGTHCELCKEGFYRSARACHRCPCSTVASTGTCRIQPGEAAPTCDKCKAGYTGPNCNQCDSGYYNSDSICVRCQCNGNVDPALSPSVCKPESGECIGCLYHTAGFHCQECEDGYVRDPEGTNCTQKEATLGPETREFTTSAPNASKATSFPTAVINSTSAPTTIQTLLPISSSDNSTSAFADVSWTQFNIIILTVIIIVVVLLMGFVGAVYMYREYQNRKLNAPFWTIELKEDNISFSSYHDSIPNADVSGLLEDDGNEVAPNGQLTLTTPMHNYKA; from the exons ggggaggcc TGCAGGAGAGCCATGCAACTGCAGCGCCGTGGGGAGCGTCGATGCGGCCTCCTGCCACGGCACGCCAGGACACTGCGTCTGCCTGGAGGGCTACACGGGGCCGCGCTGCGAGAGCTGCGCCCAGGGCTTCCACCCCGACCCCAGCCGGCAGCGGTGCCTGCCCTGTGACTGCAGCCCCACCGGTGCCGTCGGATCCAGCTGCGATGA CGATGGGAAATGCCAGTGTAAAGTTGGCGTGACGGACCTCAAGTGTGACCGGTGCAGTGACGGGTACTACAGGCTCAACGAAACCACCTGCGAGCCCTGCCAGTGCAACAACCACTCCACAGCCTGCGACCGCTTAACAG gcacctgCCTGCACTGCCAGGGCAACACGGAGGGGACGCACTGCGAGCTCTGCAAGGAGGGCTTCTACCGAAGTGCCCGCGCCTGCCACCGCTGCCCGTGCTCCACCGTGGCGTCGACCGGCACCTGCCGAATAC AGCCTGGTGAAGCCGCCCCAACGTGCGACAAATGCAAAGCTGGCTACACCGGCCCCAACTGCAACCAGTGCGACAGCGGCTACTACAACTCGGACAGCATCTGCGTCAGGTGTCAGTGCAACGGGAACGTGGACCCGGCGCTGTCACCCAGCGTCTGCAAGCCGGAGAGCGGGGAGTGCATCGGCTGCCTGTACCACACCGCTGGCTTCCACTGCCAGGAGTGCGAGGACGGCTACGTCCGAGACCCCGAGGGCACCAACTGCACCCAGAAAG aagCCACTCTTGGCCCAGAAACAAGAGAGTTTACAACTTCTGCTCCAAACGCTAGCAAGGCAACCTCATTCCCAACTGCAGTGATAAACAGCACGTCGGCGCCAACAACTATCCAGACTTTACTTCCCATAAGTTCCTCTGACAACAGTACCTCTGCTTTTGCAGATGTTTCTTGGACCCAGTTTAACATCATTATTTTGACAGTTATCATCATTGTTGTGGTCCTGCTCATGGGCTTTGTGGGTGCTGTCTACATGTACCGCGagtatcaaaacagaaaactgaacgCTCCTTTTTGGACCATTGAACTCAAAGAGGACAACATCAGTTTTAGCAGCTACCACGACAGCATCCCCAACGCCGATGTTTCGGGGCTGCTGGAAGACGACGGGAATGAAGTGGCACCGAACGGACAGCTAACGCTGACAACTCCCATGCACAATTACAAGGCTTAG